Proteins encoded by one window of Haliotis asinina isolate JCU_RB_2024 chromosome 6, JCU_Hal_asi_v2, whole genome shotgun sequence:
- the LOC137287388 gene encoding oligodendrocyte transcription factor 2-like, whose product METKEMYNQNGSDNEHISVDCDSDYSDDPSEMSAERYLVKGKRKGQLASKCLSENELQDLRLKINSRERKRMHDLNSALDGLREVMPYAHGPSVRKLSKIATLLLAKNYILMLSSSLEEMKKLVSDIYQSHHHTRAATPAPHVHTQLPVMPPLPPLPQTIAGLSSPELPRVSTVSVKDPSHAITSSPSLAPHDRSLVYGRWPAPACACSQCSAETARAPFTAFVHKYPSHLSAANTFRK is encoded by the coding sequence ATGGAGACTAAGGAAATGTACAATCAAAACGGTAGTGACAATGAACACATTTCTGTGGACTGTGACTCCGACTACAGCGACGACCCCAGTGAAATGTCAGCTGAACGCTACCTGGTGAAGGGCAAGAGGAAGGGTCAGCTCGCCAGCAAGTGCCTCAGTGAGAATGAACTGCAGGATCTTCGACTCAAGATCAACAGTCGGGAAAGAAAGCGAATGCATGATCTCAACTCGGCACTGGACGGGTTGAGGGAGGTGATGCCGTATGCCCATGGCCCGTCCGTAAGGAAACTGTCAAAGATCGCCACACTGCTTCTAGCTAAGAACTATATCCTGATGCTGAGCAGTTCCCTCGAGGAGATGAAGAAGCTCGTGAGCGACATCTACCAGAGTCACCATCACACACGTGCCGCTACCCCGGCCCCGCACGTGCACACACAGCTCCCTGTGATGCCGCCCCTGCCCCCTCTCCCTCAGACCATCGCCGGCCTGTCGTCGCCAGAACTTCCCCGTGTGTCGACAGTTTCAGTCAAAGATCCGTCTCATGCAATAACGTCTTCTCCCTCCCTCGCGCCGCACGACCGTTCCCTGGTGTACGGGCGGTGGCCTGCCCCAGCATGCGCTTGCAGTCAGTGTTCGGCGGAAACCGCGCGGGCGCCCTTCACAGCCTTCGTTCATAAATACCCAAGTCATCTTTCCGCTGCCAACACGTTCAGGAAATGA